The following are encoded together in the Humulus lupulus chromosome 5, drHumLupu1.1, whole genome shotgun sequence genome:
- the LOC133779086 gene encoding uncharacterized protein LOC133779086 — translation MKLHLYALKKNFEFKVKKSAKNIWCTVCVDDKCKWRLRATKLVNSNMFEVRKFFGEHTCSLDVRHKDHRQASPWLIGHVIRRKFEGDDVNYKPRSIVKDMSLSYGVHMSYAKAWRCREHALAYIRGTPESSFQKLPSFLYMMEQKNPGTVTHLQMDNEGRFKYCFMALGISIMGFKTYIRPVICVDGTFLTTRCGGTLLCAMGQDANKQIYPIAFSVVDSENNDSWLYFLLRLKEAIGEVENLVFVSDRHTSIASALTKIFPEAHHGACIHHVSMNIRAKFKTDHCHEEFFLAAKACRKREFLRHFEKIKFKDLAIAQYLENQVGFEKWARSFFPGHRYNLMTTGIAESWNNVIAEARGWPITCLMEFMRHTLQKWFFERRTAASAATSPLAIEVEADLRKLADKSTTSFSFPSSQYEITVLDGDLDGDVDLRRKTCSCRRFDLTGLPCEHALVGARDRGISPYSLCSRFYTVEAWLSSYGGSVYTLGNEESWVIPNDIGSMMIAPPLVKQKAGRPKKKRRLSKGEKNRKQHRCSRCGVLGHNRVTCTTVCPPPSRHA, via the coding sequence ATGAAACTCCATCTTTATGCATTAAAGAAAAACTTTGAGTTTAAAGTAAAGAAGTCTGCGAAAAATATATGGTGTACAGTATGTGTTGATGATAAATGCAAATGGAGGTTGAGGGCTACAAAATTGGTTAATTCCAATATGTTCGAGGTTCGTAAATTTTTCGGTGAACACACATGCTCATTGGATGTTCGACATAAAGATCACCGTCAGGCATCCCCATGGCTTATTGGACATGTCATAAGGAGAAAATTTGAGGGTGATGATGTTAATTACAAGCCAAGGTCAATTGTAAAAGATATGAGTTTATCATATGGAGTTCATATGAGCTATGCTAAAGCTTGGAGGTGTCGAGAGCATGCATTGGCTTACATAAGAGGTACACCAGAATCATCATTTCAGAAACTTCCCTCATTTCTATACATGATGGAGCAAAAAAATCCTGGAACTGTTACTCATTTGCAGATGGACAATGAAGGTAGGTTCAAATATTGCTTCATGGCCTTAGGTATTTCTATAATGGGGTTTAAGACATATATTCGCCCAGTTATATGTGTAGATGGAACCTTCTTGACAACTCGGTGTGGAGGTACTTTGTTATGTGCCATGGGACAAGATGCTAACAAGCAAATATATCCAATTGCATTTTCAGTAGTTGACTCAGAGAATAATGACTCATGGTTGTATTTTCTACTGAGGTTGAAGGAAGCGATTGGTGAAGTGGAGAATCTAGTATTTGTGTCTGATAGACATACTAGTATAGCAAGTGCCTTGACTAAAATTTTTCCTGAGGCACACCACGGTGCTTGTATACATCATGTTAGCATGAATATTCGTGCGAAGTTCAAAACTGACCATTGCCATGAAGAATTCTTCCTTGCAGCGAAAGCTTGTAGAAAGCGAGAGTTTTTACGCCATTTTGAGAAGATTAAATTCAAAGATCTTGCAATTGCTCAATACTTAGAGAATCAAGTGGGTTTTGAAAAGTGGGCTCGTTCTTTCTTTCCTGGCCATCGATATAATTTAATGACTACAGGTATTGCCGAAAGCTGGAACAATGTCATTGCTGAGGCAcgtgggtggccaattacttgtcTCATGGAATTTATGAGGCACACTTTACAAAAATGGTTTTTCGAGCGTCGAACTGCAGCATCAGCGGCTACAAGTCCTCTTGCCATAGAAGTGGAAGCTGATTTGCGAAAGTTAGCAGACAAGTCCACTACCTCGTTCTCTTTTCCGTCTAGTCAGTATGAAATAACAGTATTGGATGGTGATCTTGATGGAGATGTCGACCTGAGGAGGAAAACATGTAGTTGTAGAAGATTTGATTTGACAGGTCTTCCTTGTGAACACGCTCTAGTTGGTGCTCGAGATCGTGGCATTAGTCCATATAGTTTATGCTCCAGATTCTACACAGTTGAAGCGTGGTTGTCATCCTATGGTGGATCTGTATATACGCTGGGTAATGAAGAATCTTGGGTGATACCAAATGACATAGGAAGTATGATGATAGCTCCTCCTTTAGTGAAGCAGAAGGCtggtcgtccaaagaagaaacGACGTTTATCAAAGGGTGAGAAGAATAGAAAACAACATAGATGTAGTAGATGTGGTGTCCTGGGCCACAATCGAGTGACGTGCACCACTGTTTGTCCCCCGCCGTCTAGACATGCTTAG